A genomic window from Fibrobacterota bacterium includes:
- the typA gene encoding translational GTPase TypA yields the protein MIESSKIRNVAIIAHVDHGKTTLVDQLLRQGGAFRENQEVAERVMDNNDLERERGITILSKNTSISYKGNFINIVDTPGHADFGGQVERVLSTVDGVLLVVDAFDGPMAQTRFVLQKALELNLQPIVVVNKIDRDGCDPHGSLDKVFDLFVELGATDKQLDFPHIFAAARNGTCRKEMEHEDSDFTPLFDMIVEKIPPPTGETDAPFSMLISSLDYSEFLGRLAIGRLKQGTLKVNQTVGLSQPDGTVKRTRITKIYAYMGLKLTEQPDVGPGQIVQLAGVSDFQLGDTVTDPDNPVIQPRITVDPPTISMIFQVNDSPFCGREGKYVTSTQIGDRLRREQLGDVALHVSQQADPSKFLVAGRGVLHLSILIEKMRREGYEFAVGRPQVVLKNVDGQVCEPVEIFTVDVPTEHQGPVIQELGSRRGDMVHLETHGNATNVVYHIPSRGLIGLRSKLLSLTRGYAVMQTLFKGYEPIKGEIAERKEGSLISKEEGETTGFAMFKMQDRGVLFIHPGTPVYAGMILGEHCREDDLIVNLVKGKQLTNMRTTATDENIVLTPPRPMTLEDAISWINTDELVEMTPESIRIRKMYLDENERKRQSRSKTIEEA from the coding sequence ATGATCGAATCCAGCAAAATCAGAAACGTTGCCATCATCGCGCACGTCGACCATGGCAAGACCACGCTCGTCGACCAACTCCTCCGCCAAGGCGGAGCGTTCCGCGAAAACCAGGAAGTCGCCGAGCGCGTGATGGACAACAACGATCTCGAGCGCGAGCGCGGGATCACCATTTTGTCCAAGAATACGTCAATTTCCTACAAAGGGAACTTCATCAACATCGTGGACACCCCCGGACACGCCGACTTCGGCGGTCAGGTGGAGCGTGTGCTCTCCACGGTGGACGGCGTGCTTCTGGTGGTGGACGCGTTCGACGGCCCCATGGCCCAGACGCGATTTGTCCTGCAGAAGGCCCTCGAGCTGAACCTGCAGCCGATCGTCGTGGTCAACAAGATCGACCGCGATGGCTGCGATCCGCACGGATCCCTGGACAAGGTCTTCGATCTGTTCGTGGAACTGGGCGCCACCGACAAGCAGTTGGACTTCCCGCACATCTTCGCCGCGGCCCGCAACGGGACCTGCCGCAAGGAGATGGAGCACGAAGACTCCGACTTCACTCCGCTGTTCGACATGATCGTCGAAAAGATCCCGCCCCCGACCGGCGAGACCGACGCGCCGTTCTCGATGCTGATCAGCTCGCTGGACTACTCGGAATTCCTGGGACGTCTGGCGATCGGTCGCCTGAAGCAGGGTACCCTCAAGGTGAACCAGACCGTGGGTCTGTCCCAGCCCGACGGCACGGTCAAGCGCACGCGCATCACCAAGATCTACGCCTACATGGGCCTGAAGCTCACCGAACAGCCGGATGTGGGTCCCGGCCAGATCGTCCAATTGGCGGGCGTTTCCGATTTCCAGCTGGGCGACACGGTGACGGATCCTGACAATCCGGTCATCCAGCCGCGCATCACGGTGGATCCTCCCACCATCAGCATGATCTTCCAGGTCAACGACTCTCCCTTCTGCGGCCGTGAAGGCAAATACGTCACCTCCACCCAGATCGGCGACCGTTTGCGTCGCGAGCAGTTGGGCGACGTCGCCTTGCATGTGTCGCAGCAAGCCGATCCTTCCAAGTTCCTGGTGGCCGGGCGTGGCGTGTTGCACTTGTCCATCCTGATCGAGAAGATGCGTCGCGAAGGCTACGAATTCGCGGTTGGCCGGCCTCAAGTGGTCTTGAAGAATGTCGACGGCCAGGTGTGCGAGCCCGTGGAAATCTTCACGGTCGACGTTCCCACCGAGCACCAGGGACCCGTGATCCAGGAATTGGGCAGTCGCCGCGGCGACATGGTCCACCTGGAAACGCACGGCAACGCGACAAATGTTGTCTACCACATCCCGTCGCGCGGCCTCATTGGCCTCCGTTCCAAGCTGTTGTCCCTCACACGCGGCTACGCGGTGATGCAGACCCTGTTCAAGGGCTACGAGCCGATCAAGGGCGAGATCGCCGAGCGCAAGGAAGGATCGCTCATCTCGAAGGAAGAGGGCGAGACCACGGGCTTCGCGATGTTCAAGATGCAGGATCGCGGCGTGCTGTTCATCCATCCGGGCACGCCCGTCTACGCGGGCATGATCCTGGGCGAACACTGCCGTGAAGACGACCTGATCGTGAACCTGGTCAAGGGCAAGCAGCTCACCAACATGCGCACCACGGCCACCGACGAAAACATCGTCCTCACGCCGCCACGCCCCATGACATTGGAAGACGCGATCAGCTGGATCAACACCGACGAACTCGTCGAGATGACTCCGGAATCGATCCGCATCCGCAAGATGTACCTCGACGAGAACGAGCGCAAGCGCCAGTCGCGTTCGAAAACGATCGAAGAGGCGTAA
- a CDS encoding carbohydrate binding domain-containing protein, producing the protein MKFLALTTFALATSAFAGSALVNGDFEKELASWQVWGGVATSASHSGKFAVQVSSKSPTWAGVDQVIDIPAGTKKVKISGWIKGDSIQQGKEKWELGRIAIEFHDAKKDLAGGYPPVVGEIVGTKAWAKVERTYDIPTGAASIKLQCALGNTVGTVYCDDITLEYSK; encoded by the coding sequence ATGAAATTTCTTGCCCTCACCACCTTCGCTCTGGCCACCTCCGCCTTCGCCGGATCGGCCCTCGTCAACGGCGACTTCGAGAAGGAGCTCGCCAGCTGGCAGGTCTGGGGCGGGGTCGCAACCTCCGCTTCGCACAGCGGAAAATTCGCCGTGCAGGTCAGCAGCAAGTCTCCGACCTGGGCTGGCGTAGATCAGGTGATCGACATTCCCGCCGGCACCAAGAAGGTGAAGATCTCCGGCTGGATCAAAGGGGACTCCATCCAGCAGGGCAAGGAAAAGTGGGAGTTGGGCCGCATCGCCATCGAGTTCCATGACGCCAAGAAGGATCTCGCCGGAGGCTACCCCCCTGTCGTCGGTGAAATCGTTGGGACCAAAGCCTGGGCCAAGGTGGAGCGCACCTACGACATCCCCACCGGTGCCGCCAGCATCAAGCTCCAGTGCGCGCTGGGCAATACGGTCGGAACCGTGTACTGCGACGACATCACACTGGAATACTCGAAGTAA
- a CDS encoding aspartate aminotransferase family protein, whose amino-acid sequence MTPQQIRETDAQWVLGTYARQPLFLERGEGAWVWDVEGRKYLDLTSGISVNALGHADPAVVAAVHEQISRMAHSSNLYFTPLQGRMARILCERGGFQKAFFCNSGTEANEAAIKFARKFWFANGSVWRHEIVSFSQSFHGRTYGALAATGQDKMQTGFGPMLPGFVRAELTVESLRECVGAHTAAVILEPILAEGGVVEPSAEFVAELSNLQKKHGFLLVCDEVQTGLGRTGEWFAFKASGLDPDLVTLAKPLGGGLPLGAVLLKGAVADAIQAGDHGTTFGGNPVAIAAGLAVLDRLEKPGFLENVRAVAAKLRAGLESLSGKGPFLDVRGRGMLLGIRVSIDPSKVIEVAREEGLIVYRAGADVVRFLPPLVLTAEQADHAIAALTKVAARL is encoded by the coding sequence ATGACGCCGCAGCAGATCCGCGAAACCGATGCACAGTGGGTGTTGGGAACCTACGCCCGCCAGCCATTGTTCTTGGAGCGTGGAGAAGGAGCCTGGGTCTGGGATGTCGAGGGGCGCAAATATCTGGATCTGACGTCAGGCATTTCCGTCAATGCGCTGGGCCATGCGGATCCTGCCGTGGTTGCCGCCGTGCACGAGCAGATCTCGCGGATGGCCCACTCCTCGAACCTCTATTTCACCCCCCTCCAGGGGCGCATGGCGCGCATCTTGTGCGAACGCGGAGGGTTCCAAAAGGCGTTCTTCTGCAATTCCGGCACGGAAGCCAATGAAGCCGCCATCAAGTTCGCCCGCAAGTTCTGGTTTGCCAACGGCTCGGTGTGGCGCCACGAAATCGTTTCCTTCTCGCAATCGTTCCACGGGCGCACCTACGGGGCGCTCGCAGCCACCGGCCAGGACAAGATGCAAACCGGGTTCGGGCCCATGCTGCCGGGATTCGTCCGCGCCGAACTCACGGTGGAATCGTTGCGCGAGTGTGTCGGCGCCCACACGGCGGCCGTGATCCTGGAGCCGATCCTGGCCGAAGGCGGTGTGGTGGAGCCATCGGCGGAATTTGTGGCCGAGCTATCGAATCTGCAGAAAAAGCACGGTTTCCTTCTCGTGTGCGACGAAGTCCAAACAGGCTTGGGGCGCACAGGTGAATGGTTCGCATTCAAGGCGTCCGGTTTGGATCCGGATCTGGTGACCTTGGCCAAGCCGCTGGGTGGCGGCCTGCCTTTGGGAGCGGTCTTGCTCAAGGGTGCGGTCGCCGATGCCATCCAGGCCGGTGATCACGGAACCACATTCGGCGGAAACCCCGTGGCGATCGCCGCTGGGCTAGCCGTGCTGGATCGCTTGGAAAAGCCGGGCTTTTTGGAAAACGTTCGGGCCGTGGCGGCGAAACTTCGCGCTGGGCTGGAATCTCTTTCCGGAAAAGGCCCATTTCTGGACGTGCGCGGTCGGGGCATGCTGCTGGGAATTCGAGTCTCCATCGATCCCAGCAAGGTGATCGAGGTCGCTCGGGAGGAAGGTTTGATCGTGTATCGCGCCGGAGCCGACGTGGTGCGGTTCTTGCCGCCCTTGGTGCTCACGGCGGAACAGGCCGATCACGCCATCGCCGCGCTGACCAAGGTGGCAGCGCGACTCTGA